The nucleotide window CCCAAGTGTCACGACTCCCGTGTATCCAAGTTCGCGAGTCGCGGCCGTGATCCGTTGGAGCTGTTGCCACTGCCCGCGCACATAGCCGTCCCACAGCACGAGGTCTTCGCAGGGATACCCTCCGATGACCTGCTCCGCAAAACATGCCAGTGTACAGTCCGCTTCGGCCATCTGCCGTAACATCGCGATCAGCTTGTCCGTGTTCGAGCGAAACGCGCCAACCGTCGGATTCAGCGAGGCCAGGCCGAGCTTAATGATCCGCCCCACCTATTCCCCGCTCACGGGCAACGGCGCCAGCGGTCCGCGCCCTTCCGTCACCAACCGCGCCACCCACGCCTCCACTTGCGGTCGATGGTGATCGTAGTGGCCGGTCACGGTTTCGACCAACCAGTCGGGAATCTGACCGTCCGTCGTGAGCTTACCCATATTGACCCGCCGGGCGGTCTCCATCAGCGCGCTGTGCGTGATTCGCAGTTCGGTCATCGCTCGTTTCAGAGGCATTCCGTCGGCTCGCCCGGAAGCCTCTGCGTTCAGGCGGTCGAATTCCGTCTCCCCATACCATTCGAATTCCCGGCCGTGGTGCAAGGCGTCCAGCCGTTTCAGAACCAAACCGTTCCAGAACGTCAGGTGCGCCGCCATGCCCTTGAACGACCACTTGCCGGGGGTCATCGGCTCTTCCATGACCTCGGCTCGCAGCCCCTTAGTAGGGGTCATTAGTCGTTCAAAAGCGATTTCCGTCGCCATGATGAATTCATCTCGTTCCACTCTTCAATGTAGCAAAATTCTCGAAAATCCGCAAAACCTTTCGGCTCAACCCGCGCCGATTCCCCCGTCCACCCGTGGACAACGGGGAGTTCGGCTTCATTCCTCGTCCTTCATCCCTCATCCTTCATCTTCCTCCCCCCAAAACAAAAGGCCCGGACAGGCATGTAGCCTACCGGGCCTCCTGGCTAAGGGCGTCTGACGCCGCTAAGCGTCAGACCTCCGTGGCCATAAATTCATTGGACCACCTCCTCTCGGTTACTGGAACCGAAGCCTTGTCTACGCGGCGGACAAGGTGCCCCCAAAATACGAATCAACCCGAGCAAACGCAAGGAATAAAATCATGCCAGAAAAAAAGATCGCCGCGTTCTCACTTGCTCATCCGTGTACATGATTCATCGCATCCACGCCTACAGATCAAATGCAAATGAGAACCGGTGACCGTCACCGAGATTCTCGCGATACGGAATGAACGCATAGTCCACGCGAAACTGTCGGACATGAATGCCGAACCCAACGGAGAAATCCTGCGTATCGAGTCCTGCCACGTAGCCCGCCCGCAACGCGATGTAGTCCGGCGCGCGCCATTCCGCGCCCGCGCGATAGAGCGGAGTATTATCGCGCACCCCTTGCCCCTCGGCAATTAGCATCACGGTTCCGGCTTTACCGATTGCTTTCTCGTAAGCTGCTCCGGCTCGCAACGTTGTCGGCAGCTTCGGCCGCTCCTCGACGAAAGCGCTCATCTTACCCAAGTGATTGACGGCTGCACCGAGCGTAAGTCCGTTCACCGCCGGCTTTCCGATGACTCCCGCGTCAACGGCCCAGCCGTCCGCGCCCTCCGCCCGAGTCTTTTGATGCAGGTAATGCAGGGTCGCGCCCGCGGCGACTCGCTCGCTGAGTTTCAAACCAAACGCGGACCCGACGGCCTCCGCGGTCGCATCGAAAGTCGAGATCGCCTGGCGGGTCGGACTCGTGCGATATTCGATGTCCGGCACGCGGGTTCCCCAGAAGTGCGGCGAGATCGCGAGCTTGCCTGGGAGGAGCGTGAACCCGATAAACTCCGCCTTGGTGTCGCCGAAATGCTGCGTGTGCATGAGCGCCACGCCCGCCCGCGGCGAGAACGCCACCGCCGCCGGATTGTACACCGCTGAGGTTGGCCCGGTTACCATCGCCGCGCCCACTCCGCCCAATGCACTCTCCCGCGCCCCCACCGGTACTTCGAGAAACGACAACCCCGTTCCGGCGAGCACGGCCGATGCGCTGATGAGTTCGACCAATCCGATCAGGAACCGGATTCTATGAATGGCTTGTTTCACGTTTCAAGTTTCACGTTTCGAGTTATTCCTCAGAACTTCACGCCCCAGCCCAGCGTCTGCGCGTCGTCCGGTGCGACCGTCTCCAGAGTGTACACGACATCGATCATCGACCGTACCTTCCAAATCGCGAACTCCAGGCCCAATCCCAGATTGAAGCTGTCATGATCGAGTCCGAGGCGCGCCGCCACGCTTTCGCGCTCGGAAATCTCCGTCCGCGCTTCCACTCCGGCGTGCAGTCTGGTCTCGTTTTCCGTGCTGCCTTCGAGATCGACCGCTCCGGTCAGAAACTCATAGTCATAGGCGGCGCCGACTCGATACTGCACCGGCCACTTGTCCGGTTTGCTCGATCCTTGACTCCAGTAATCCGTCGTATTCCAGGTCGTTTTGGTACCGATATCCTTGAGCTGCAAACCGAGCGTCAGATGATCCATCGGCTTGCCGAACAACCCCGCATCGACGCCGAAGCCGTCGCCGTTGACCGACCGGTTATTGTCCGAAATCTTGCCGTACGTCTCATAAACCACTTTCGCCGTGACTCCGCCGCCGAGTTTCTCGTGGAATTGCACGCCGAACGAGAACAGGAACAGATTGGACGACATGTCGATCATTTCGAGCGGCTCCCCGTCGAACGAGCGCGAGTCGATATCGCCCACGCCCGCATGCAGCCAGCCGACGCCGATCCCCGCGTTGACCACTTTCTTGTCCGGTCCGGCTTTCGGACGTACCGGTGCGGCCAGCGCGAGATACTGCACGCTGCGATCGAGCGCCATTTTTGAGGCGCTGATACCGAATTGCGGTCGATCTTGAAACGGCAGCGCGCCCGGATTGAAATAGAGCGCCGAAATGCCTTCGGCCAGACCGGTGTACGCATTGCCCATCGCCTTCGCCCGCGCGCCGGCGCCGACGCGCCCGAACGCCCCGGCGAGTCCCCCGTTCGTTCCGGCGAAGGCGCTGGAGGCGAAGATCGCGAGCACTGTCACGGACATCATGGCAATCTTGAAACGGACTCTCATCTTCACCTCAGGTCTCGAGATAGGCGCGAACTTGATGGCGGACGAATTTCGCCGCGCGAATAGCTATTCGAATATCGGACGGCAGCACGCGTCCTTCGGGGTATCTCACGTTCACCGAAAACGCGCTCAGGACCAGCAGTTGCTCGCGCCAGGATTCCGCCATCGGATTGTGCGGAATCAGGAGATCGAGTAACAGCGTTAAGTCGTGCGTGCGCGGGAACGCAATTCCGGCCTCTATCAGGCAGGCCTTCAGGAACTTCTCTGCCGATTCGTGGCAGAGAAAGCAGGCTTGCCGCAGATTCGGCGCTCTGCGGACTCTCGACTCGCGAATTGCCATCGAGAGGTCGCGATCCGCTTGCTCAATCCACTCGCGTGCGACTTGCTTCATACAGAGTTCGTCCTCGGCGCATGATTTCGGCGACGAATGGATCGTCTATCGCCAGCCGATCACGAATTCGCGCTGGTGTCCGGACCATGAGATCCAGCGGAAACTTGGGCCTCAAGTGCAGACGCATTTCTATTGTCTTCTGGATCTCGCTACCCTCAAACGGCATCACCACCAGCAAGTCCACATCCGATCCTTCGCGCGGCGTCCCATCCGCGTACGATCCGAACAGGATCACCTTCTCCGGGTGATACCGTTCCACGATTTCCCGACAGGTCTCTTCGATGGCTTCGCGCGTGATCATCGCTCAGTCCAGTACAATCAGCTTGCCCCACACCGCGCCGCCCGGCTTGTCGATCTTGTAGAAGTAAGTCCCGTTCGCCACGATCTCTCCGCTCTTGGTGCCATCCCACACTTCGTACTGTTCGCCGCCCGGCCTTGTCACAGTCGGCAGCTCTACCACCTTGCTCATGGCGAAGTCATAGATCGTAATCTTTACGTTTCCGCCTGTAGTGGTGTAGCGGAACTTGATCGGACCGAAGCGTTGCGGCGACCACGGATTCGGATAGGCATAGGTGTCCACCGCTCGTCCCGCCTCGCTAAGCGGCTTCGCGGTTTGGTAGAGCGTCCAATGCGCGCCTTCGTCGCCACTGCTCGCCAATCCGTCCAGTCCGCCCACCCACAGCGTTCCGGACGACTTCAGCGCACCATAGATCTCCGCCTCAAAGAACATCCGTCCCGTGGCCTGTTCGACGATCGCGCCGAACAGATCCCAGTTCGCTCCGCCATCCACCGACTTCCACAAGCCCAGATCATCGCACGCATAGACAACCGTGGTGTCGAACGCGAAGCTGTGTACACGCGGGGTTTCCGGCCGTCCGATCGCGCGTTCGATTTGGTCCTCAGTCAGTGCGGCCGTCCAGGTCGCTCCGCCGTCGGTGGTCTTGGAAACCGCGTAAAACTCCGAGTTCCCTTCCGCGCGCCACGACGCCGCCCAGACCGTGTGCGTGGCTTCCTGATACGCCAGTGCGGTGATGAAGTTGCCCGAGATGCCGGTCGAACCCGCCGAGAAATTCGTCCACGTTCCGCCGTTGTCCGTTGACTTGTTTACGCCGGCCGCGGTCCCCACCCACAGCGCGCCCTCGGCGTAAATGCAGCTGAACGCACGATGGTTGAGCCGCTCGCCCGGATGAAACTCGAAGGTGTCCGGGCTCACAACCTGCCAGCCGGTCGTATCGTTATAGTCCGTGTAACTCTCCGCGAACGCGTGTCTGCGCAGACCGCCGCCCTTGGAAACGATCCACACGAAGCTGTCGCTCATTGCGATATCGTACGTGATGTTATCGACGTTCGTCGCCGTCGGCCAATACCCCAGCACCGCATCGCGCCCGTTGTCTTCGACGTCGAATAATTGATCTCGCGGCTGCGGCAACCACGTCCAGTTCGTGCCGCCGTCACGGGTGTAGGCGATCCCGCCACCGGCGCCGCTGATGCCCACGCTCGTATCAAACGCAAACGACGCAAAGATAATCGAATCGGTCACGAGCAATCCGGACACGCCGCCCTTGCCCAGTCCCTGCTCCACAGAGTACGAGCGGAATTGCCGTCCGAGCGGCTCTTCTGGAATCTCCAAAGTCAGGAACGAGTGCGTGACTCCATTTCCGGTGCCGAGCCATAGATCACCGAAATCACCCAGGGGCAGAATATCGATGATCACATTGGAGAGCAACCGCTCCGCCGGCGACGCGTCATCGAGCGTCCGTCGCCCTTCGATCGCAAAATTCCTGGGCTGAAATTGCGCCATTGCCGCCCCCGCCGCAAGTAGTAATAGCATCGTAGCGCCGCACAGCCGTGCGCGACCCTTCCGTTCACCCCCCTCCACCGTAGGGTCGGATTGCATCGAACCGGAGCCCGGGGGACAACTCGGTATTTCAATTTTCAATTTTCTATTTTCTATTTCTCTCATCGTCCCTCCGAAATCATCTCCTGCACCACTCCAAATTCGACCGCGCCGACCGTCGGCGGCATCAACACAGCCCCCGGCTGAATCACGCGCACCGAGTCCATAAAATACTCCGTGGTATCAAACGGCGCGCACCCCGCCAAAAAGCCCTCGATCGCATAAAACCGGAAGTAGTACATCGAATTCGGGAAATCGTCGTTGCGATTGAACGTCAGTCCCACTGTGTACATTCCGTTACCCGCCACTGCATCCGGCAGATTGCCGTCGTCCCGCAAATAGAAACTCGTCGGTGACGGCGGCCACGTCGCTTGATCTTCGCGCCGCACATCGAAGTGCAGGCCGTAGAAATCCGTCGCGCCGTTCAGTTCACAGTCCTGCAGGTCCAGCGTCACGACCACCGTATCCGTATCGCCGATCTCGGTCGGCCGTTCGATGACGTCCGGCAGCGTCGAATTCGACAGCACCGGCAGCGCATTTTCGATCATCAGTCCCGCGTCGCCCTGTTCGCAGTATAGCCCGAAGCGCGTCTTGGCAACGTACTTGAACGAATAGTCATTGCGCGTCGGCAGACAGCGCACGAAGCTCGGCCCAATCATCGCGCTCCACGTCGTGTCTCCGTTCCCTTGCGCCAGTTCCGATTCGGCGACCACAACTCCGTCCGCGAGAATCTGGTACCAAGCCGAGTCCACCACATCCGGCGCATCCGGCTGTACGGTGAGCCGAGCTTCATAGTCGTCGAAACACGAGGGCATGTCCAGGTCCTGCGTTACCGCGTGGATCACGCACGCGTCCACCGCTTCGACCGAAATCGCCAGCTCAACATCCTGGAACTGGCAGGCATCCAATCCCGGATTGCGGAACACAAAACTGTACGCTCCCATTCCGCTTTGTGCCAACACCGCCGCATCGATTCCGCGTGTGTACAATCCGTTGTTCGGGACCACATCCCCCGAGGTCGCCGACGCGAACAAGGGGCCGCCCAGCTGGCGTTGATCACCGTCGTCATACAGCGCGAAACTTCCCGCGCTGGTCGGCGGTTCTGTCTCGCGCCACACCTCACACACCAGCGAATCGAAATGCTCGCGGTCCTCATACACCCGCGCGCGAAACACGTACAGCGAATCCACATTCGCGAGCATCGCCTGCGGCGGGTCAGACAACACAACCGCCGGGTACTTCACCCAGCAATCCCCTTCGTCGGTCTTCGGGCAACCGACCACTCCAAACAGCACGATTCCCGCGAGCAGCAGCAACCCCAGCGCTCGGCGTCGCCGAGCCGGGCTAACTCTTCGCCACCCGGCCGGAATCGGATTCTCCCGTTCCAAACAATGTCGAACCGGCTGTAGCGCTTTCATCTGACCCCCTGTTCACTGAATTTGGCCAGCCACAGACCGTGTCGCAGCCCGCGCTCGCTGACCATGCCCTCTTCAATCTGGAGAATCGTGAACAATTCGCGCAATAAGATCGCTCCGGCTAAGATGTATTTGCCGCGTCCGGGCGGCATTCCCGGCAAACTCTGCAACTCAGCGGCACTCTTCCCGCCAAATCCGGTAATCAACGCATCCATGTCCGTTCCGCTCAAGAAAATGCCACTCACCGCCAGCGGATCATAGACCCGCAACCCGCGTTTGAGCATTGCCAGCGTCACCGCGGTCCCCCCCACCAGTGTCCACGGCAACTCCCGTCCGCGCAGATTGCCCACGAGCAGCGGCAAGCGCAAGTGCAGCGTCTGCCGCAATTCGGCGAGCTCGCCCGGACTTGCCGGGTCGCTCCGTACGAAGCTGCCGCTGAGACTGACCGCGCCGAAGTCAATACTTGTGCTTTCCACCGGCACGGTGCCGCGCCCCAGAATCACTTCCGTCGAGCCCCCTCCGAGATCGATCACGCCGATCCGTTCATTGGGAAAGATCTCCCGCCCCGAGATCGCTCCCGCAAACGTCAGCGCCGCCTCATCCCGTCCGCTCAGCACCTCGACGTGGAGCCCCAGAATCTGTTGCACGGCCGAATTGAATTCCGCGGCGTTGCGTGCTCGGCGCAGCGCCGCCGTTCCGCAGATCGCGAACGCCTCCGCTCCGTCGCGCCGGAAATCGCGCAAAATCTCGTTCAGCAAATCGACATTCAACGCGATAATATCCCGCGGAAACTCGCCCGCCTGATCCACCGCGGCGCCCAGCTGATTCAGCGTAATTGTATCCCGCACGGTGCGCAACTCCCCACCGTCGGCTTCCGCCAGCAGCGCCAGGGTCGTGTTGCTTCCGATGTCGATGGCCGCGGCTCGCATGTGACTTACCCCCGAATCGCGATATTGACCTGAATGCCGAACTCAAAGGTGCGCGTCTTCGTATCCGCGACCACGTTCTTCGTCTGCTGCAAGGTCAGATACGCGCGTCCCTGCACCGTGCTCGAAAACGTGTACGTCAGATTCGGTTGTATCGAGTACTGGCTCGTCTGCGACGTCACGGCGAACTTGTCGGAGGTCGAACTCTGCGTCTGCTCAACCTTCGAAGTCTGATAGTCCAGCGTTAACGACACCGTGGTTTGATTTTGCAGCTTCATCGACTTTAACCAGAGCACCGGAATCCGGAATCCCGTCCGCACGGTATAGCCGACTTGGCCGTTGACCTGCGAGGTCGTCTCGCGTCCTTTGGATCGCTGATAGACGTTATCGGTAAATTTCTGCGTCTTGTTGTACCGGACCTGCGAGTCGAACCCGCCCTTGAACGTGAACGTGGCACCCGCCAGCGGCGCCCACTGCCGCTGATAATCCCGCGACTGCACGTTCGACGCCGTCCCGCTCCAGTTCTCCCGCACGGAATTCGCCAGGGCCGAGGTCAACGACACCGATTCCGCGAACCGGTCGATAAACGAAATCTTCTCCAGTCCCTGCCAATCCAGCGTGACTTCGGGGAACGGGAACGCGCTGCGCGCCTGCTTGCTGTTCAGCCAGAACTTCTTCTCCTCGGTGGACCCCGTCTTTGTATTGCCAATCGTCTCGGCGACCCGCTTTGAGTAGTTGAACTGTGTGCGAATCCCGCTCGTAATCCGGATTCCCGTTCGCGCCTGGTACGTCTGATCCAACTGTCGCGACTCGGGAGTCGTGAACCCGCCCACCGTATCGAGTCCGGTCTTCTGCGAGAGCCCGATCTGATACAGTAGATCGGCCTCCGCGCCGTGAATGCCGGCCTGCGAGTGCCGCGCACTATTATCGTAACTGAGCGTCACCGGATCGAGCACCATGATCGCCCAGCGCAGCGGCGTGACGACGGTCGCGAGCCGCTTGCCCAGCGACGGTCCCGGTTCCCGGCGCGGCGTCGGCGGTCCCAGCGAGTCGGGCCTCATCGCCAGCGAATCCACGACCTGCCCCAGACTGTCCGCTCCGCCCGGCGCGACCTCGCGCTCCTGCTCTTCGCGACGGTGCCGGTTCGGACCATGTTCGCCGCTTTCACCGGGACCTTTCGGCACCCGGTCTTCAATCTCCCCGGGGCCCGGCTGATCACCGTCGGGCCGCGCACCTCGGCCCCGCTCTTGACCGGGCAATGGCGGTCCGCCCCGCTCGTTTCGTTGTTCTCCTTCGCCTTCCCGACCTCGACCACCATTTCGCCCGCCGCGTTCGTTGCGCCCGCCGCTTCGTCCGCCGCCCCCGCCCCCCAAAATCGCGCGGAAATCGAGCTGCAGGTCTCCGCCGACCGTCCGCGAATTGCCGACCCCCTGCTGATTCTCCCGTGAGAAGTCACGGTTGTTCCAGGTGTACTGAGCGGTGTAGGTAAACGTCGGTTTCAGCCAGCCAAAGAATTGCGGTCGATAGCCGGTCGTCACCTGCTGTTGAATATCCGAAGCTCGCCCGAAATTGTAATTGAAGAGGTCCGGCCACCCGCCCTTCAGCCGGCGATTGACCGTATCCACCGAGTCCACGACATACTCGAAAGCGCCGCGCACCGTTCGCGAATAATCAACCGTGATCGGATCGAAGAAGGCGAATCCCGTCGTGATGCCGCGGCTGGTCGTGAATTGTTTCGGCGCCAGCGTCTGCCGGTAAATGTACACGGAATCGGCGATCGTTCTGTACGTCGGCCGCGACTGCTGGAACCCGTCCGACTTCGTCGCCGCGGCGGTCACCTGCAGTTTCGTGGGCTTCCAGTAGATCTTCGGACTTCCCACCAGCGCCAGAATCGGCACGCGCTTGATCCAGAACAACGGCGCCACCCCGCGTCCCTTCGCCGTCGGAAAATTATACCCCGCCGTCGCGTTCTCGCGCGTCTGCCGGTTGATTTCGGTATTGAAATCCGACCGCTTGTCGAGCGAGTAGTCATAGCCGACCGAGAGTTTCTCAATCGACCACCGCACCAGCGGATTCTTCGAGTTCCCCGTCTTCGAGAATCGCGCGGTCGCGCTCGTCGTGGTTGAATTGGTCTTCACGCTGTCCGGCACCTGCGCGGCCTCGATCCGCGTATCCGTTCCCGGAATATAGCGCGGCGTGGACACGGCCTCGTTGTAACCCACCGTCAGCGGCAACTGGAAGCCCCACCGTTCCACCCCCAGCTTCTGCAAATTGACGGTCGCGTTCCCGCGCCACGTCACGGACCCTTCCTGCGTCCCGATGCGCGTGTTCACGTTATGGAAGTCCGCGTCTCGTTGACTGAACGATCCCTGCAGCGACACGAAGTCCGCCAGCCGCAGCGACGCGCTCACGTCCGCCGCCGTCCCGGACTCCTTGAAAATATCCGAGACTCTCAGCTCATCCACCCAGATCTCGTCCGCCTCGGCAAAATCGCTTTTGTCCCGGAGCCGCACCCCCAGCGCGATGAATCGTACCCGCGACAGGGTCGGATTGCCCTGAATCACGACGCTGTCGCCGACCCCCATCGTGCTGTCGTGATAGGCATAGCGGCCGCTGACCGTCACATTTTGCAGCGTGTCGAAGGCCGCGACCTGCCGCAGCGCCACCAGCCGCGACAGTTCGTTCATCGCCACGTCGATGTTGTTCTCCGGATCCCAGTCCGGCTTCACATTCAGCACGATCTCGTAGTAATCGCGCTCAATCTGGTTGAAGTTCAAACCGAGTCGCAACGCCAGCTGATAGCGCCGCGGATCGAACGCCGAGGTATTGATCCCGCCGCCGTGCACGAACATCTTCAACCGCTTATATTCGAGCAGGTTCAGGTCCTGTCCCAAGTTCTTGGCGATGAAGAATTCGCGGCCGCCCAGCGAGTCCGTCTGGTTGGAACCGCGATCGCCCAGTCGATTGATCTTCAACACCAACGACTGCTCGCGCTGGACGAGCTTCGTGATCGGATCCTCCGCGCCCGACACCCCGGGCGGGCTGATGTAGCCCGGATTCTCGTGCGTGTTGATCACCGCCGCCGAGACCCGCTGTTCCGTGGAGTCCAACCGTCCGCTCGGCGGCAACCACTCGTTCGAGACGATGTCCATCTGCACCATCTCGATTTCGGTCTTGCGTGTGCAGCCGGTCAGGTAAACCCGCGCCCAGCGAATGTTCGTCAGGTCCGGCCCGCCGACCTGATTGAGCGGCTCGTTCAGCGGAATCCGGAATAGCCGCCACTTGTTGTCGAAATTCCCGCCCACAATATGCGGATCGGATTCGGACAACGTCAATTGATACGAGAAGTAGCTGTTCGCCTGATCCAGATTGTCGTTGTTGTTCAGGTCCTCGGTATCGGGATACGTTCCGCTCTCATCGCCCTTGTTATTCTCCGTGCCGTTGACCTGACCGAATTCATCGCTGTTCGACTCGTGCGCCCAGTCGTCCCACGACGGAATCGGCGGGTTATCCAATCCGTTCCAATAGGCGGAATCCTGCGGATCCGCCCCGAACTTCCCATCGATGCCGGTCTGCTCGTTATCGGAGCAGATTCCGTTGCCGTACTCGCGCTGCGGACTCACCGCGCTCTGTCCCTCGAGCGGCTGGTCCTCGGTGTCCATGCTGTCGTTCGGCAAGGCGTCTTCCGAAACCACGCCGAGGTCGCACACCAGTCGCGCATCCGGCTGCTCTTCCCCGCGCGGCAACCGCACCCAGAATTCCAGATACTGCGCCCGCGACTGATCGGAGTAGCCTTCGCCGAGATACCGCATCACGCCCGCCCACTGTCGCTGTTTCTCCGCGTCGCTGATCGCCTCGTCGGGCGTAATCTCCATCAGCAGCGATTGCAGCGTGTTCGCCACGTTCGAATTCACCTGCCGGTCCGGGAACACCTCCTGCACCGGAACCTGATTGTCCGTGTTCGGATTCCACCAGCGCAGCCGCGCCCGGTTGTGATCGATCAACGAGTCGCTCGGAATCGAGGATATCGTCCACTGCTTCCGCTGCAATCCCAGCGGCGCCGATCGTCGTGAGCCTTCAAAATCGTCGAGGAACGCCAATCCGTTGTAGTCGCCCGTCCGCGGATTCTCCAGCGCGTTCGGGTTGGGGAACACCTGCGCGACTTCGGCGTCGATCTGGAACTCCGACGCGGCGTCCGTCCGCACGAACGGCAGCGCATCGACCGCGTGCGTCAGAAACTTCGGTTTGAACTTCAAGCTCGTATTCAAGTCGTAGAGCGTGTTCCGCAGCGGTTCGCTGCCGATTCGCACGCGCTTGTCCAACGTCTTCTCGTCTAACTTGAGCACCATCCCGCCGACATAGCTGTCCGGCCAGAGTTCATATTCCGCGCGCGCGCCGAGCAGCGTCTTCTTGTCCAACTGGAAGAACTGCCCCGATTCAAACGTGATCTGCAAGTCCGCGCCTTGTACCTTCGCGGCCTCGTTCAGTATCTTCAGCTCGCCGGATGTATAATCAATCGTGTAATCCGATCCGCGCTTGAGCTGCTGACCGTTCAGCACGACCTCTTCGGAATTCTCCAAGACCAGCGCGCCCAGCTGGAACACCGACGTCGAGCCTTTGTACTCCGGTGAAAGTTGCCAGTTGCTTCCCCTTGACTGATTCGTGTTGGGCAGCTCCGTGTACAAGTAGGGCGCCGCGAAGCCCCCCGAGTCCTCATTTGCCACTTCCAAATTGGCCAGACTCCAATTCAGCGGCTGGTCGTTTTCTTCCCAATCGCTCACCGTATCAAACGGTTGCAGCGTAATAAAATGCAACTCGCCGTAGTTCCAGTCGATCAGGGCGCGAATATCGTCCACCGCGCCGTCGGCCGGGCCGCCGTTGGCACCCTGCGTGTCGAACTGGAAGTAACTCAGGTAGCTCGTGCTCGTCCCGGGCACGGCCGTCTCTTCTTGCCCCGACGAAGCCGAACGCCGCGCGATCTTCAGCTTAAATGTCGAGCGGTCGATGTTACTCGCACCCAGATTGTACACATGCCGCCACATCAGCGGCCAGGTGAGACTC belongs to candidate division KSB1 bacterium and includes:
- a CDS encoding DinB family protein — its product is MERDEFIMATEIAFERLMTPTKGLRAEVMEEPMTPGKWSFKGMAAHLTFWNGLVLKRLDALHHGREFEWYGETEFDRLNAEASGRADGMPLKRAMTELRITHSALMETARRVNMGKLTTDGQIPDWLVETVTGHYDHHRPQVEAWVARLVTEGRGPLAPLPVSGE
- a CDS encoding PorV/PorQ family protein, which gives rise to MKQAIHRIRFLIGLVELISASAVLAGTGLSFLEVPVGARESALGGVGAAMVTGPTSAVYNPAAVAFSPRAGVALMHTQHFGDTKAEFIGFTLLPGKLAISPHFWGTRVPDIEYRTSPTRQAISTFDATAEAVGSAFGLKLSERVAAGATLHYLHQKTRAEGADGWAVDAGVIGKPAVNGLTLGAAVNHLGKMSAFVEERPKLPTTLRAGAAYEKAIGKAGTVMLIAEGQGVRDNTPLYRAGAEWRAPDYIALRAGYVAGLDTQDFSVGFGIHVRQFRVDYAFIPYRENLGDGHRFSFAFDL
- a CDS encoding HEPN domain-containing protein — its product is MKQVAREWIEQADRDLSMAIRESRVRRAPNLRQACFLCHESAEKFLKACLIEAGIAFPRTHDLTLLLDLLIPHNPMAESWREQLLVLSAFSVNVRYPEGRVLPSDIRIAIRAAKFVRHQVRAYLET
- a CDS encoding nucleotidyltransferase domain-containing protein; this translates as MITREAIEETCREIVERYHPEKVILFGSYADGTPREGSDVDLLVVMPFEGSEIQKTIEMRLHLRPKFPLDLMVRTPARIRDRLAIDDPFVAEIMRRGRTLYEASRTRVD
- the sprA gene encoding cell surface protein SprA, yielding MYFWVLVGLAAMCLPAQAGIGLQRSLLGRSSNVLLARPVRGISFFGERPIFDVASDQIKSTVVIDSSYSIVTFSLKSGSVALVQPTVLTYDEYKQARIAADLRKQRKDETVRAYKKASQRRTGEGIAIDVPFKMKSKVFRRLFGGDNVGVRVQGQITINGNIRRQKFDELQAANQRNTNTSFHIDMIQQFNITGKIGQKVEVRVDQDSERLFDFQNSLKLTYTGEEDEIVQKVEAGNVALNLGTRLATFSGRNTGLFGLKTELKMGALKMTGIASLERGQKNRLSPRDIQQNVRPFDERDFLKNTYFFITGTQGQTRNELGEVTHEWLSFRDNYTRYLGREHRALAQPEFELSEIEVYVQRVGNIQEQVIQGRASIIEEMDSLDLPEDQWLVLKSREPQNHMQGQWLRLTPNTQYDVQLQLGYIRLKTPVQDGQAIAVAFRQRGTGPTDTVRTVFGTMRASIDSTLKLILIKPEGLFPTSLTWPLMWRHVYNLGASNIDRSTFKLKIARRSASSGQEETAVPGTSTSYLSYFQFDTQGANGGPADGAVDDIRALIDWNYGELHFITLQPFDTVSDWEENDQPLNWSLANLEVANEDSGGFAAPYLYTELPNTNQSRGSNWQLSPEYKGSTSVFQLGALVLENSEEVVLNGQQLKRGSDYTIDYTSGELKILNEAAKVQGADLQITFESGQFFQLDKKTLLGARAEYELWPDSYVGGMVLKLDEKTLDKRVRIGSEPLRNTLYDLNTSLKFKPKFLTHAVDALPFVRTDAASEFQIDAEVAQVFPNPNALENPRTGDYNGLAFLDDFEGSRRSAPLGLQRKQWTISSIPSDSLIDHNRARLRWWNPNTDNQVPVQEVFPDRQVNSNVANTLQSLLMEITPDEAISDAEKQRQWAGVMRYLGEGYSDQSRAQYLEFWVRLPRGEEQPDARLVCDLGVVSEDALPNDSMDTEDQPLEGQSAVSPQREYGNGICSDNEQTGIDGKFGADPQDSAYWNGLDNPPIPSWDDWAHESNSDEFGQVNGTENNKGDESGTYPDTEDLNNNDNLDQANSYFSYQLTLSESDPHIVGGNFDNKWRLFRIPLNEPLNQVGGPDLTNIRWARVYLTGCTRKTEIEMVQMDIVSNEWLPPSGRLDSTEQRVSAAVINTHENPGYISPPGVSGAEDPITKLVQREQSLVLKINRLGDRGSNQTDSLGGREFFIAKNLGQDLNLLEYKRLKMFVHGGGINTSAFDPRRYQLALRLGLNFNQIERDYYEIVLNVKPDWDPENNIDVAMNELSRLVALRQVAAFDTLQNVTVSGRYAYHDSTMGVGDSVVIQGNPTLSRVRFIALGVRLRDKSDFAEADEIWVDELRVSDIFKESGTAADVSASLRLADFVSLQGSFSQRDADFHNVNTRIGTQEGSVTWRGNATVNLQKLGVERWGFQLPLTVGYNEAVSTPRYIPGTDTRIEAAQVPDSVKTNSTTTSATARFSKTGNSKNPLVRWSIEKLSVGYDYSLDKRSDFNTEINRQTRENATAGYNFPTAKGRGVAPLFWIKRVPILALVGSPKIYWKPTKLQVTAAATKSDGFQQSRPTYRTIADSVYIYRQTLAPKQFTTSRGITTGFAFFDPITVDYSRTVRGAFEYVVDSVDTVNRRLKGGWPDLFNYNFGRASDIQQQVTTGYRPQFFGWLKPTFTYTAQYTWNNRDFSRENQQGVGNSRTVGGDLQLDFRAILGGGGGGRSGGRNERGGRNGGRGREGEGEQRNERGGPPLPGQERGRGARPDGDQPGPGEIEDRVPKGPGESGEHGPNRHRREEQEREVAPGGADSLGQVVDSLAMRPDSLGPPTPRREPGPSLGKRLATVVTPLRWAIMVLDPVTLSYDNSARHSQAGIHGAEADLLYQIGLSQKTGLDTVGGFTTPESRQLDQTYQARTGIRITSGIRTQFNYSKRVAETIGNTKTGSTEEKKFWLNSKQARSAFPFPEVTLDWQGLEKISFIDRFAESVSLTSALANSVRENWSGTASNVQSRDYQRQWAPLAGATFTFKGGFDSQVRYNKTQKFTDNVYQRSKGRETTSQVNGQVGYTVRTGFRIPVLWLKSMKLQNQTTVSLTLDYQTSKVEQTQSSTSDKFAVTSQTSQYSIQPNLTYTFSSTVQGRAYLTLQQTKNVVADTKTRTFEFGIQVNIAIRG